The genomic window GATGAGGGAGGTCGAAACGATCGCGGCCAGCGAGGCGGCCGCAAGGAGGATCAAAACGGTCTTCTTGGCCATGGGCGACTCCTAGGTATTTGCGGACGGATAATATATCCCGACCCCGCCTCGGGGGTCAAATCGGCTAGGGATTTGGTCTAGAGGCCTCCTCTGGACGCGGGTGCGGCTTGGCTTTATAATTTACCCGAATGATCGGGGGCTGGGAGGGATTATGAGCGGCCTTTCTGGATTCATTAAATTCGCACTACTGCCGGTGCTGTTTTCGGGTTTCGTCCAGGATCAGGCTGTTCTCCATCATGAGGTCTCCGTCGCTCTTAAGCTCGTCCATGTCACCGTTGTGGACAAGAACGGAATGCCGATTTCTGACTTGAAACCCTCTGAATTCATTGTCTTCGATAACAAAAACCGCCAAACCCTCACTGAGTTTGAGATTCACTCGCTAGCGGCGGCAGCTCAAAGTCCCGGCCCCCAACCTCCCCTTCAACCGTTGGTCCCGTCGGTGAAGCCTGATCCTGTCCGAGCTCCGAATCGCAGGCTTTTCTTGTTTTTTGATTTTGCCTACAACACACAAAAAGGGATTCTGGCCGCCAAACAGGCGGCTCTCCATCTCTTGGATCGGGATCTGTCTCCGACGGATGAGGTCGGCGTTCTGTCCTATTCCGCCCTCTCGGGATTCAGGATGAACGAATTCCTCTCCCCTGACCACGCCAAGATCCGGGAAACGGTGAACGCACTCAGCGTCCGCGGGATCGTCGGCCGGGCCGCGAATGTGGAGTCGGAATACCTGAACGCGGATACGAAGCCGGGAGGAAGCAGCGACTCAAATCTGATGGCGGACCGGCAAGAAGCCAAAGCTATGGCCCTGATCTATCTGAAGCGGATCACCGAGCTGGCCAAGGCCATCCGTTATCTCCCGGGCCGCAAGCAGATTGTCTTTTTTTCCACGGGCCTTCCTTACTCCATGATCCAGGGCTCGTTGGGCTTCGGCAAGTCCGTCGATCCCGGCGACCGGGTTTTGCAAGATCGGATGAAGCAAATGCTCCAGGAGTTTGCCTCTTCCAACACCTCGGTTTTTGCATTCAATACCCGGGGCGATGACGTCGAGCTGTTCGCCCGGGATGTGAAGGCCTTTGAAAATCAGCTCAAGACTGCCTCCGAAACTCCCAAGGTCACAGATGTGTTCCAGCCGTCCGCCGCGTCGGGGGAGTCTGCGCTGCGGGAGATGGCAAAAACTAGCGGAGGACGGTACTTCGGCAATATCTATGAGTACGGCAAGAACTTGGCTGATCTGAACGAGTTGACCGGTTCGTATTACGTACTCGGCTACGCCATCAACGAAAAGTGGGACGGTCGGTATCATAAGATTCGCGTCGAGGTGATGCGCAAAGGCTGTCGAGTCAGCGCCCAAGCCGGTTATTTCGCGCCCAAGCCGTTTGCGGAGTATTCCGAGTTCGAAAAGCGCCTCCACCTGATTGACTTGGCCCTCTCCGATCGGCCGTTGCTTCAGGTTCCTCTTTATTTCCCCCTCCGAGTCCATGGATATCTCTCCGGCGGCCTGACCCGGATCCAATTGTCCGCAGGAATCCCGCAGCAGGTGTTGGCCCAATTCCGGGAGGAGAAGGTTGAAATCGTCTCCCTGGTGTTCGATGGCCGGGAGAACGTTGTCGATCTTCAGAGAACCGAGGAGGATTTCTCAAACCGCCAAGGGATGTCCTTGATCTATTTGACTGGAGCCATGGCACCGCCCGGCACCTATAAAAGCCGAATCGTCATCCGTGGCCTGAAGACCGGCCGTAGCGCGGTTGCCTCGGCTTCGGCCATGAAAATCAAGACCCCCGCGACGGGGATCTTTTTCAATCCGCCGGTCTTTATCGCTCCAAGGGAAAACCCGATATTCCTGGAGGGGAATAATGCCGGGCGGGCGCAGACGGCAGTTTGGCGTAAAACCTACTTCATGGATTCGTCTCGGTTCGAGCCTGTTATCGGCGATCCGAGGGCGGATCAGCGCGGAGTTTTCGGACTGATCACCTGCCCATTCACCGGCATCGATTCTCATTTGGGATTCCGGGTCGGCTTGTCGAATGAAGCTTCCAAGGGGACGGAGATCGTACCGCTCACCCTAAGCCGGGTCGAGCTGAACGCCGACGAAGCCCTCTATAGGATCGAATTCCCGCTTGGCGATACGCGCCCGGGGCAATACCGACTTCACGTCGTCGCTTTCACCTCGGAAGGCCGGAACATCGCCGCGGCGGAATTTCGGCTCCGGATTCTCTAGTGGCTTTGTCAATATCCGAGGGCCAGGCCCTGGCCGCGCGGGTCGGACCCGCCCCGGAAGCGGGACGGGCTGCCGTATTCCCCGATTTCGACCGTCAGCCCGTGGGAATTGGTGAAGCCGCCCACGATTTTGATCTTGTGCCCTTTGGCTTCCAGGGCTTTTCGGACCGCCTCCGCGATGCCCCGCTCGACGCCGATCGTGTCGGGCTCGATGAAGGAGATCATCGGGGCGGCCAGCGCGGCTTGGATATCCATCTTGAAGTCGATCAGGTTGATGATCATCTGGGGCACGGTTTGGCCGATGTTGTGGCCGCCGGGCGTCCCCAGCGCGGCCCAGGGCAGGCTGTCCTTGAGGATGATGGTCGGGCAGTCGCCCGACAGCTTGCGCCTTCCGGGAAAGGCGTCCATGGGGTTGCCCTTGGGCTCGAACGTGCTGTAGGCCAGGGAGTTGTTGAGCCAGATGCCTGTCCCCGGGGCCATGATCCGGCTGCCGAAAGCGTTGCCCAGCGTCTGGGTGGCCGAGACGAGATTGCCGTCCGCATCGGCGACGACGAAGTGGGTGGTATGGCTCTCGGGCGTCGGCTCCAAGCCCGGATAGACGAACGGCTTGGCCCGGTTGGGGTCGATAGCCGCCGCCTGCTCTTTCCAATAGGCTTCCGACAAAAGGCGATCGAGCGGGGGCGCCGCTTTGGCCGGGTCGCCGGCGTACTTCAGCCGGGCCCAGAAGGCCTGCTTGGTGGCCTCGGCGAACAGATGCAGGTATTCGGCGCTGTTCGATCCCAGAGAGGCGACGTCGAACCGGCTCATGATGCCCAGCCGGATGAGCGAGCAGAAGGCCGTGGCCGGCGGCGCGGCGGTGAAGATCTGATAGCCTCGGTAATCGATTTTAATCGGGTCCCACCACTCGGCCTCGTTGTCGGCCAGGTCATCGAGCGATAAGGCGCCGCCGCGGCGGCGGACTTCCTCGACGACGGCCTTCCCGATCGAGCCCCGGAAAAACTCCACGGCGCCCTTCTCCGCGATCGCCCGGAGGGAGGCGGCCAGGTCCTTCTGGATCAGGCGGTCGCCCGTCGCCAGAGGGACGCCGTCCTTCCCGTAGATCGCCTTGGCGGCGTCGGGAAAATCGGCGAAAGCGTCTTTGATCGTATTGGCCTCCCGGCCGGTGAGGACATATCCCTTCTCGGCCAGCTCGATGGCCGGATCGAACAACTCGCGCCATTTGAGCTTGCCGGATTTCTTCGACAGCGCCTCCCAGGCGTTGGCGTTGCCGGGGGTCGAGACGGCAGCCGCCCCGGTCCTGTTCTTCTCGAACCCGGGTGTCGGCGCCCGGAAGATGTCGGGATTCAGCTTGGCCGGTATACGGCCGCTGCAGTTCAGGAATCGCAGGGCGTTATAGGATTTCGAGTAGACGAGGATCGTCCCGTAGCCGCCCATGCCGGACATGGCGGGCTCGACGACGTTGAGCACCGCGGCCACGGCCACGGCGGCGTCGAAGGCGTTGCCGCCTCTCTGCAGAATCGCCAATCCCGCCTTGGTGGCCAGGGGATGGGCCGAGCTGACCATGCCGTGTGTCCCTTCGGCCGGGGCGAGGGCGTTCTGGGCGGCGGATGCGACGCTAATTAAAAGCAATAAGCCTCCGGCGACGGCGGAGGCGAATCGGCATTTCTGATGTTTCATAGGTAGACTCCCCTCCGATTATACGATGGAAGCATCGGAGTCTTCACAACATTCCATTCTTGACAGAGCCGGAGCGCTTCTTCTATGCTCCGGAACGATGACTCAAGGGAAGGCTCGAAGCAAGCCGACGAAAGCCGAAGCCCCTCTCTTTTCCCGCCTCAAGCGCGGCGACCCGGGGCCTTGGCTTCTTGCGTCCGACGAGCCGCAGGCGCGCTTTCTGACCCTCGCGCATCTCTCCGTCGGCGGGGAAGGCGGCCGGTCCGCGGCGCGCAAGGCCGCTCTAGCCGCGGCGTCGGCGGACGTTCGATCCCACTCCGCCACGAAGCGGCTGTTGGCCATGCTCCCGACAAAAGCCGATGAGCCGGCCAACGTCAGTGGCCACAACAAGCCGGAGCTGGTCACCAATGTCCTCGACTTGCTGGCCGAGTTCGGCTTGACGGCCGGCTCCGAACCGCGTATCGCCCGTCTGCTCGATCAGTTGCTTTCCCATGCCGATGCCGACGGCCGTTTCCAGGCCTATGCCGTACAACGCTCCGGCCCTGCCGTCTGGGGCTGCCTGGCTTGCGACACGCACGCCATTGCCGATGCGGCCGGGCGCCTGGGGTTGGCCGACGATCCGCGTATGCGCCGAGCCCTCGATGCGGCTCATGCCGATCTCATCGAGACCGACCTTGGCTTGGCCTGGGGCTGTCCTCCCGATCCGACAACTGGGTTTCGCGGCCCCGGCCGACGCGGCGAGCCTTGTCCCCAAGCCGCCCTCGAAGCGCTCCGCGCCTTCTCCTGGCTCCCTCTGAAACAGCGCCCCAAGCGGATATCCACGGTCGTCCATACGGTTCTCGAAATCTGGCGGCAGCGGGGAACCCGCAAACCCTACATGATGGGCCACGGGCGGCAGTTCAAAACCGTCAAATGGCCGCCGACTTGGTATGGCGCCTATGAAATCGTCGACGTACTCGGGCGTCTGCCCGAAACATGGCGGGATTCGCCCGGCGACCGCCGATCGTTGGCCGAGATCGCGGCCTGTCTTCTCGCCTACAACGTGGTCGCCGACGGCACCGTGACGCCCCAATCCGCGTTCCAGGGTTGGGAATGGCTCTCGTTCGGGCAGAAGAAAGTGCCATCGCCGCTGGCGACTGCGATGGTTTGGACCCGACTGGCCGCGATCGAGGAACTGGCTGGGGAAATCGCGGCCGTCGATGTTCTGGCGTTGAGTAGCTCCAAGGGTGGAAAGGGGACCGCCATGTCCCCGAAAATAAATTAGGCACTCCAACGGACCTTCTCGGAATTGGGCCATACGCCTTTTAAAGGATCATCTCCCATCTCCGGGAAACGCGGTTCGGAGTGTCGTCCCGGCGGCGCGGGTTCACCACTCCTTTTTTCGCCAATCCGCTCGGCGCCTCGGAACTCCGCATTCGAGATCTCCCGATCTCGGAGACCACCCACTCCGTTTCGATTCCGCTAGATGGTCGCGTGCTCAAACAGCCCTCGGCGCCCGTTGGGTGCCCTCGCGGAGAGGCGCAAAAAGCCGGAACCCGCGCGGCTTCGCCGTCGGCCGACACCCCGAACCGCTGATGTTTCTCGGAGATTAGAGAAGAACCTTTTTAAAGCGCGTCGGGGTTGAAGGCCCGGCATTTGCGGTAATCGATGACGGCCAAGGCCCAAACGTCCGGATGGGCGGCGCAAAAGGCCTCGACTTCGTCAGTCGACATGACCATAAAGGCCGTAGAGACCGCGTCGGACACGGCCGCGGTGGCGTGGACGGCCCAGGCGGCGAGATGGCCGTGGGCGGGCTTGCCTGTCCTCGGGTCGAGGATATGCTGGCCTTTGACTTCGGTCCCCGACCCGCTTAAGGCCTGATCCAGCAGAACGATCTCGCGCGGTACGCCCAGGCAGGGCCAGCCGCCGCCGACCCCGACCGGCCAGCCTTCTTTTCCTTCCTCGAGTCCGGGTGCCGATCCGGACGCCAGGGCCGTGCTCGTACCGCCGTGGATGAGGACGTTCTCGATAGCCCAATCGGACAGGACTTCCAAGGCCGAGTCGAGGGCGAAGCCCTTGCCGATGGCGCCGAGGTCCAGCTCGAGGAAAAGAGGGCTCTCGTCGCCGACGAGCCGTTTGAACTCATATCCGCTCGTGGTCTCGATGAGCGAAAACGCCGCCGGCGCCGCCTCGATTGCAGAGTCCCCGTTCGCACTTTCCCCGCCCGGCTCGTCCCGATCGGACCTGTTCTCCCAGGCCCGCTGGTTGACGTCGAAAGCGCCGTTGGTCTCCTCCCGGATCTCCTCGGCCATGGTCAGGCACTCGAACGTCTCGATGCCGATCGGCATGGATTGGCCGGGCTTGAGGCGGTTGAGGCGGGCGATCTCGCTTCTGATGTCGAAACGGCTGAACAGGCCTTCCAGCCGGTCGATCTCCTGGAAGGCGGCCCGGGCGGCCTGCCCGGCGTAAACGACGTCGTCCGAGGCAATGACGGCTTCGAAGAAAGTCCCCATCGCGTGATGGGCGAACCGGTGGGCCGTGATCTCCGGGCTCATCGACTCTTGGCCGGGAAGAGCTTCGCGTCGGCGAAGATGATCATTGTCAGGGCCGAGACGAGGGCGGCATAGCGATGCAGCTCGAGCAGGGGCCGCTGGGCCGTCGCCGGCAGGATCGGCAGCATCGAGAAGAGGGCCGAGAGGATGATCAGCAGGCCGGCCAGGGCGTTTGCCCAGAAAAGGATCTTACCGACGAATGAGATGGATAGGTTCTTGAAGATCGGGCAGGCGAAGCTCTCGATGACGGCCTCTTCCTGCTTATCGAAGGCATAATCGCGGGCCCGCCAGACGGCGACGAACGCTAAGCAGACGGCGAATACACCGCCCAGGCTGACATGCGCAACGAGCGGGAAGCCGAACATGCCGCGCGGAACGAAGACGGCGTAAAAAAATCCCGATGCCGCCAAATAGAGAAAGCTCAGAACCAGGGCGGCGAAGATCCACTTCATCCAGCCGGGGTAATAGCGGGACGTCCATTCTTCGAACCAGTCCAGGGTTTTACGGAAAATATTGGGTCGGAAGATCTGGCCGTAGCGGAGGGCCAGCCATTGGAAATAGCCGGGCTTTTGAATCCTGTGCGCAACGGTTTGGATCTCCGGGCCGGCATACGCCCGGAAACGGAGATGGGACCGCTGGAAAGCCGCGCCGGCCAGGGTGACGACCGTCAGAATGGCGAACAGCATGGCTATCTCCTCTTCTCGATCAGGCCGGCGGCCCGGCCCAGCATGGTCAGGAACAGGATGGCGAGGATCGAGGCGATAACGAAGGCCGCGATGGCCAGCACGACTTTGAACCCGGGGCGGACGAGGAAAGACAGGCCGAACAGCCGGTGGAACGGCTGGGTCATGCCCATGAACGAGACCGCCGATCGGACCTTGGACCGGTCGGTCTGCAGGGGGCCCGAGGGCCGGGTCTTGGCGAAGAAGAAGTCCGAGCCGCCGCTGTGGCAGTCGGTACAGCCATTCACACCCAAGGCCTGTCGGGCGGGCCGGACCTGGTGGGCAAACGGCCAGGCGACCGGATTTGCCGCGTCATTGTCCGATATGGCTAGGCCGCCCTTCTTGCCGAGCCTGAAGAGCTTGCCGGCCGAGATATAGGCATTCTCGGCCTTCTCCTTGGCGGTCAGGGCCTTAAGGACCGCCTCCACCTGCTCCTCGGTCAGGGTCTGCTCTGATCCAGCCAATGCGGCGATGGTTCGGGCTTTGGATTCCGCGAGGAGTGGGGCGCGGGTGTCGCCCTTGAGCCAGGCCAAGGAGAGCGCGGCCGCCGGGGCGTCCTTCGATTCGGTCTTTTCCAGGGCGCTTTCGACGATTTTGTAGGTCGCGTTTTTATAAGTCAGCATGGGCCGGCCCGGCGCGTTGGGCATGATGGACAGGGCGGCGAGCACGTTTTGAATCTTCGCTTCGGGCTCGACCGATGTCTCGGCGTTGGCCGGATCGAATTCCGGAATGAGCGGAACGACCGCGCCGTCTTTAAGCAGGGCCCATCCCGCCGCGAGCACGCCCTTGGCTGCCGGAACGTCGGCGATACGGCTGAGGCCCGCGTCGGGATTTACTTCGAAGGCCCGCCCGTCGAGGACGAGGACCGGCGTCCCTCCGACCTCCGGGACCGAGGCCAGGGTGTTGAGGATCGCGACGGCTTCGTTTTCGGGGAACAAGATATCGCCGGCAATGACGGTGACATCGGCCGGCTTGATCGGCTTGGGGACGTTTCCTTCCATGCGAGCCCAATAGGAGGGCCACATGACTCGGCTCGGGGTCAGCCGTTTGTTTTCATCCCGGATATAAACGGGCTCCTGGATAGCCGGCAGGTCGGTCGACCAGTCGGCGACGCCGAAGATGCCCAGGCGGTTGGCCTTGGCCGTCCGCACGCCCGTCGTTTCCTTGGCCGGCATCGGGCCCGAATGGCAGACCGTGCAGGCGAGCCTTTCGAAATGAACCTTCGGCACTCCCTTGTGGATCGGGCGGGGGGCTCCGAGGCGGCCGGGCTTGACAGCCTTCCCGTCGGCCGCTTCGCCCAGATGGCAGCCGCGGCAGGTGAAGTCGCCGGCGGCGGTGGGATTGTCCTTGCCCTCGCCCTCATAGCCGCGGACGATACCGTGCCCGACGTCGTTCCGGTGGCAGTCGACGCACTTGAGCCCGGCGGCGGAATGGACGTCGTCGTCGAATTCGCGCTTGGCCAGGCCTTTGGGCGCGGCCGAATGGCAGGCTAGGCAGCGGGCGTCGGCCGGCTTATAGGCGATGTCGAGAAACGCCTTGTGCTTGCTGTCGAAGAGCGTGCGGTCGTACTTGACGGCTGGCGCCACGGCCCACTCGGAGTCGTCCGGGTTGGGGCCGTCGAAGATATCCCAGGTCGGCTTGAGCCGAGAGGACATCCCGGTCACCTCGGCCAGCCCGGCGGCCGCCGTGGCCGCCCAGCGGAAGTTCTCGCGCAGGACCTGCTTGGCCCATTCGCTGGGGTTCTGCTTGGGCGAGGCGTTGTGGCAGCCGAAGCAGTTGATTTCGATGCCGCCCGAAACGCTCCAGCGCGCCTCAGGTGCGGCGTCCTTGTCGTTCGGTTCGGCCGGTCCGCCGCCGGGGAAGTGGCGGCCGAAGAGGAGGGTGAAATCCCAAGGCGTGAGGTTGAGGTCTTGGGGATTAAAGAGTCCTTTCCACGGCCGGTAAGATAGCGGGATCTGGGTGCCCGTGCGCTCGTCCAGCCAGATCCACGGCTCGCCCGGCCGCCCGGCGGGGCCGCCCGCGACAGCGTTGAAATGCCAGCCACGCTTGATCACGTCGTAATCGTGACAGGGGGCGCAGGAGAAGCGGGCCGAGAAGGGCAGGGGATTGGACTCGGTCGGGACGATGGCTTGATTAAGATGGTCTTTGAGTGGGATTTGGTGAACCGGGGAGATGCGGCTCCCGGCCCATTTGGTCGGATCGTTAGAAGCCGCCGCCGGGCCAACCACTGCGACAGCCATGACCGTGATGATAATCGCCGAGGCGATGAGAATTGGGCTTACTCGTT from Candidatus Aminicenantes bacterium includes these protein-coding regions:
- a CDS encoding FAD:protein FMN transferase; protein product: MSPEITAHRFAHHAMGTFFEAVIASDDVVYAGQAARAAFQEIDRLEGLFSRFDIRSEIARLNRLKPGQSMPIGIETFECLTMAEEIREETNGAFDVNQRAWENRSDRDEPGGESANGDSAIEAAPAAFSLIETTSGYEFKRLVGDESPLFLELDLGAIGKGFALDSALEVLSDWAIENVLIHGGTSTALASGSAPGLEEGKEGWPVGVGGGWPCLGVPREIVLLDQALSGSGTEVKGQHILDPRTGKPAHGHLAAWAVHATAAVSDAVSTAFMVMSTDEVEAFCAAHPDVWALAVIDYRKCRAFNPDAL
- a CDS encoding VWA domain-containing protein, yielding MRLGFIIYPNDRGLGGIMSGLSGFIKFALLPVLFSGFVQDQAVLHHEVSVALKLVHVTVVDKNGMPISDLKPSEFIVFDNKNRQTLTEFEIHSLAAAAQSPGPQPPLQPLVPSVKPDPVRAPNRRLFLFFDFAYNTQKGILAAKQAALHLLDRDLSPTDEVGVLSYSALSGFRMNEFLSPDHAKIRETVNALSVRGIVGRAANVESEYLNADTKPGGSSDSNLMADRQEAKAMALIYLKRITELAKAIRYLPGRKQIVFFSTGLPYSMIQGSLGFGKSVDPGDRVLQDRMKQMLQEFASSNTSVFAFNTRGDDVELFARDVKAFENQLKTASETPKVTDVFQPSAASGESALREMAKTSGGRYFGNIYEYGKNLADLNELTGSYYVLGYAINEKWDGRYHKIRVEVMRKGCRVSAQAGYFAPKPFAEYSEFEKRLHLIDLALSDRPLLQVPLYFPLRVHGYLSGGLTRIQLSAGIPQQVLAQFREEKVEIVSLVFDGRENVVDLQRTEEDFSNRQGMSLIYLTGAMAPPGTYKSRIVIRGLKTGRSAVASASAMKIKTPATGIFFNPPVFIAPRENPIFLEGNNAGRAQTAVWRKTYFMDSSRFEPVIGDPRADQRGVFGLITCPFTGIDSHLGFRVGLSNEASKGTEIVPLTLSRVELNADEALYRIEFPLGDTRPGQYRLHVVAFTSEGRNIAAAEFRLRIL
- the ggt gene encoding gamma-glutamyltransferase, which gives rise to MKHQKCRFASAVAGGLLLLISVASAAQNALAPAEGTHGMVSSAHPLATKAGLAILQRGGNAFDAAVAVAAVLNVVEPAMSGMGGYGTILVYSKSYNALRFLNCSGRIPAKLNPDIFRAPTPGFEKNRTGAAAVSTPGNANAWEALSKKSGKLKWRELFDPAIELAEKGYVLTGREANTIKDAFADFPDAAKAIYGKDGVPLATGDRLIQKDLAASLRAIAEKGAVEFFRGSIGKAVVEEVRRRGGALSLDDLADNEAEWWDPIKIDYRGYQIFTAAPPATAFCSLIRLGIMSRFDVASLGSNSAEYLHLFAEATKQAFWARLKYAGDPAKAAPPLDRLLSEAYWKEQAAAIDPNRAKPFVYPGLEPTPESHTTHFVVADADGNLVSATQTLGNAFGSRIMAPGTGIWLNNSLAYSTFEPKGNPMDAFPGRRKLSGDCPTIILKDSLPWAALGTPGGHNIGQTVPQMIINLIDFKMDIQAALAAPMISFIEPDTIGVERGIAEAVRKALEAKGHKIKIVGGFTNSHGLTVEIGEYGSPSRFRGGSDPRGQGLALGY